Sequence from the Candidatus Binatus sp. genome:
TTTCCACCGGGCCGTGACAAGCCTGGCATCGCAGGCCGGCATGAATATGCGGCCGATGCGTGAAGCGCACGAAGTCGGGCAGCGTGTACACCCGATTCCACTGAATCTCGAACGCCGCCGGCGTGTCGTCCGTCCACGGCCGCATCACCGGCTGGATTCCGCCTCCCGCAGTCCTGTTGCCGTGGCATCCCACGCATTTGGCTACCGGCGGAATGCCCGGTTCAGACGATCGGCTTGCATAGGCATGGCAGTACGAACAGGGAATCTTGTTCACCCCAGCGTGTACCCGATGGCTAAATGGGATCGGCTGAACTACGTCTGCGCGGGGCGCCCAAGGCCGCTGCGACAGCGCGATAACTGACCCGCCCAGCACCAGCATCGCCAAGGCTAGCGGCAGCACTATCCGATTCATGCTCACGATCAGGTTTGTGAATAATCCCAAACAGCGCCGCCGCGCCACCACTCAACAGTTAAGCTTTCTAACAACACGATCGATTTCGATCAAGTAGAGTTAATTTTCCACGCTGGGCTGGAGCGTCCAATCGATCGGCGCA
This genomic interval carries:
- a CDS encoding cytochrome c3 family protein, producing the protein MGLFTNLIVSMNRIVLPLALAMLVLGGSVIALSQRPWAPRADVVQPIPFSHRVHAGVNKIPCSYCHAYASRSSEPGIPPVAKCVGCHGNRTAGGGIQPVMRPWTDDTPAAFEIQWNRVYTLPDFVRFTHRPHIHAGLRCQACHGPVETMDRVAPAFEINMGFCVDCHTEKQATLDCVGCHH